A part of Aspergillus flavus chromosome 5, complete sequence genomic DNA contains:
- a CDS encoding carboxyvinyl-carboxyphosphonate phosphorylmutase — protein sequence MPQSNTPYPFTFTNPTGVQSTNGTTQTIPLTIPNVRGTIPSFQTSRLRTMMLEARRDPAKILAFPCSYDGLSSRLIEEAGFPMLFLSGFAVSSSYGLPDTGYIAMEEMCQKVQETVRVTSLPIMVDGDTGYGSPMNVRRTVEAFAAAGAAGVMIEDQTWPKRCGHTKGKSVVSRGEAYARIQAACDARNEGRDIFILARTDALILGWEEAMTRAKEFKRLGADAVFVEALPDRESMQRCVEELDMPMLANIIEGGKTENLSAKELAQLGFAAVAYPWTLVAARLKSVRDALEGLKQSMVEGTAPPMILGYSEVCEGVGFNRYWDQETRYEYDQNGLINP from the exons ATGCCGCAATCAAATACCCCCTACCCCTTTACATTCACCAACCCAACCGGAGTACAATCCACAAACGGAACAACCCAAACCATACCCCTCACCATCCCCAATGTCCGCGGCACGATCCCCTCCTTCCAAACATCCCGTCTCCGCACAATGATGCTCGAAGCGCGTCGCGATCCCGCCAAGATCCTGGCTTTCCCGTGTAGCTATGACGGACTATCCTCGCGTCTGATCGAGGAAGCCGGGTTCCCGATGCTGTTTTTGTCCGGCTTCGCGGTGTCTAGTTCATACGGGCTGCCTGATACGGGGTATATTGCTATGGAGGAGATGTGCCAGAAAGTTCAGGAGACGGTGAGGGTGACTAGTCTTCCGATCATGGTCGATGGGGATACGGGGTATGGGAGTCCGATGAATGTTCGGCGGACGGTGGAGGCGTTTGCGGCTGCTGGGGCGGCAGGGGTGATGATTGAGGATCAGACGTGGCCTAAGC GATGCGGCCATACAAAGGGGAAATCAGTTGTTTCGCGCGGTGAAGCCTACGCTCGGATCCAAGCGGCCTGCGACGCCCGGAATGAAGGGCGGGATATTTTTATCCTTGCCAGAACGGACGCCTTGATACTTGGATGGGAGGAAGCGATGACGCGGGCGAAGGAGTTCAAGAGACTAGGGGCCGATGCGGTGTTTGTTGAAGCCCTGCCGGACAGGGAGTCGATGCAGCGCTGCGTTGAGGAGTTGGATATGCCCATGCTGGCTAATATTATTGAAGGGGGCAAAACGGAGAATCTCTCTGCGAAGGAGCTTGCTCAATTGGGTTTCGCTGCTGTGGCATATCCGTGGACGTTGGTCGCGGCGAGATTGAAGAGTGTTCGGGATGCGCTGGAAGGGCTGAAACAGAGCATGGTTGAGGGTACGGCACCGCCTATGATTTTGGGATACTCTGAGGTGTGCGAGGGCGTTGGGTTCAATAGATACTGG GATCAAGAGACACGTTACGAATATGATCAAAACGGGCTCATAAACCCTTAG
- a CDS encoding DUF218 domain protein: MSSEASAEDMNLVAEYLGDQRIQDLSSSPSVDCIVICASAILYQAEHLFQVLQDRPSLSKCLVLCGGVGHSTHFMYEAVAQHPRFSQIAQDIHGLPEARVLERILDTFFDRSAITDGGCMILVEDKSTNCGLNASLSRKILDAAGFHDLKTCIIIQDPTMMLRTKASFQKAYEDSLSSPSFMSCPIIVPHMQRTEGSGLKYQTLPLGNAWWPLDRFLELIVGEVPRLRDDENGYGPRGKRFIPHVEVPEHVEEAWSRLLVVSNACR; encoded by the coding sequence ATGTCTTCCGAAGCAAGCGCCGAAGATATGAACCTTGTGGCCGAATATCTCGGCGATCAACGGATCCAAGACCTatcctcatctccatcggTGGACTGTATCGTCATCTGCGCGTCGGCAATTCTTTATCAAGCCGAACATCTGTTCCAGGTACTCCAAGACCGACCGTCCTTAAGCAAATGTTTGGTTCTATGTGGTGGCGTGGGCCACTCCACCCATTTCATGTATGAAGCTGTTGCACAACACCCTCGCTTCTCGCAGATTGCACAAGACATCCACGGTTTACCCGAAGCTCGTGTCTTGGAGAGGATCCTGGATACATTCTTTGACCGATCTGCCATCACGGATGGAGGTTGTATGATCTTGGTTGAAGATAAATCGACCAATTGTGGCCTAAATGCCTCGCTGAGTCGGAAGATACTTGATGCAGCAGGATTCCACGACCTCAAGACATGTATCATAATTCAAGATCCTACGATGATGCTGCGAACAAAAGCCTCATTCCAAAAGGCGTACGAGGACAGCCTGTCGTCTCCCTCTTTCATGAGCTGTCCGATAATAGTCCCACACATGCAGAGAACCGAAGGTTCGGGGTTAAAATATCAAACTCTACCACTGGGAAACGCATGGTGGCCACTGGATCGATTTTTAGAGTTGATAGTGGGGGAAGTCCCCAGACTGAGGGATGATGAAAATGGGTATGGGCCAAGGGGAAAGAGGTTCATTCCTCATGTGGAGGTTCCAGAGcatgttgaagaagcatGGTCACGACTACTGGTTGTTTCAAACGCCTGTCGGTGA